The Aspergillus luchuensis IFO 4308 DNA, chromosome 6, nearly complete sequence genome segment TCAACACATTAGGGCTGTAATCAATGATCAGCTGCACTGTGAGGAGTTTAGCTACCCGAGAATTGAGGGAACTGACCAATGCCTGGCAAAAGTCAACCATCTACTAATTGCAATGCCTTCGGCTGAGTATGAATCTATGAGAAGTATATCGGTAGCAAGGTATCTACAGCACCTACAGTGGCAAAATTACTGAATCTAGATTCCAGCCGCTCATATGAGCTGCATGCCAACATTACCTCCACCGGAGCTGAAAGTTGAAATTCCTAGGTGTACTTCGATGACAGGGTCCTTCGGGGTTTGGATTGACTGTCGCGATAAACCTAGCGCTCGGGCTATCAAGAGAGATAGCCAATCTCTGCCGAAAGACAACTCCGCTAGGGCTGAACATCTTCCTGCGGTGACCTCATGAAAGGCTCGGTTCGTATTGAAGAGGAGTATCATAAGTGCGATACGCGTACTGTTCCCGGATTCTAGATCTTCATCTATATTGCCCCTTCCCGCTATTCTTGTCTATCCGGAAACATCTCCCGGATTAACCCTACTATTGGCTCTTAAATCCCTCagaattaatttataattgaTTTTTATGGTATCTAGGATTGCATCAGATCGGGTCCTGCAATATAATGTATTTCCCGAACAGACCCCCTGCATATACCCCGCCCCAGCTGAAAACCCGCCAAGACAATTAATCTAGAGCCAAAGCCCGTGCTATGGGCCCTTGATGTGATCCTCCACCTATCGTGGCTCGCACCGCTGCGCAAGCGTTATTTCTGGGCGCCACTGTCCATCTCGGTGGCGATCTTACCTACCAAGAGGAATATCACTGATACTACTGGCTGTATGAGATTTTGATCAATTGATGTCTTTTTCCCTATGCTGGGATAGACCGTGAGATGAATGCTCAGCTGGTGGCAATTGagtcctttccttctccgtccAGGCCCAATTCCTTGAGCCCAGGTCAGAAGACCATTCCATTGTAGCTTCTTGAAATGACTTCATGACCTGGAAGGGATCAAGTGCCATCGtccttatatataaagcctATCCTATGCCTCGAAACCGATTATCTGCATCTTCCCAATCTCATCGATTCTTTGACATTGTTCCCAAAGGAAACttctatctactattatGTCGACCGTGTTCCAATCCAGGGCCGACTTCCACCAGAGTCTTGTCAATTATAACCAGACCACCACTGATGGCTGGGATGTGATTGTCAGCTACTCTGAGGAGAAGCTTAATGCCCTGTTGAAGAAATACTGGTCTCAGCGGTTTGATCAGGCTCAGATTTCATTCCAGCACAAGTCAGGCACTAGTGCCAATTATTTCGTATACACTTGGAACCTTACTCTCGACAACCCAACCTTATCCTTCAAGTCACTCGCTACCACTCATGGCGATGTTGCTGTCTCTGCTATATCGTGGAAGATATCAGGCACCATGAATACCGTACTGTACTCTAAAGGCACAGAGACTGATTTGGGTGATGAGGACGTGGGGAAGGATCAAGAAACCTACTTAGAAGTGGTAACGCCGGTCTTTGCTATGGATGGGGAGTCTACCGATACCAGCCAGGCCAAGGTTAGTCTCATTGCTCACATCATCAGCTCCTTTATAATGAGTCTGTGCGGGACATACTGAAACTTGATATTCTATAGGCCAGTGATTCAACCTTCCAGTTCAGCGATAACACCGAATCCAGCTACAATATCATCCTTCATTTCCAGAGTGTACAGGACTCTGACTGGTCTGTCAAGACGCCTGACTCGAGTGATCCGCTCAACGATAGTCTCACGGAAATGGTGAACGCGCTGAACAACAATGAGGAGATCAGTTCATTCACCTTCACTCTCGGGACGGTTACAAACACGAAGGATCAGACTTCTGATTTCTTGCAGCCACAGGAATTCAGATTCAATGCTACCGAGGGTGTTTtgagcatcttcatcaaagtTAAAGGCGGCAGTGGCAAGGGAACTGCGGAAACACCACAGTTCCAGCTTACCCATGAGAAGGGTATCGCGGCTATTCCTGAGGGCTATGAAGCGAGTATTATTCTCTCTCAAACACTCATCCGGGATGACTATCTCCTTAAACAGATTGGAGAGGCCTGCAAGGATCAGTTACAGAGTAGCGGCGGCGTGACGGTTGATCAAGCATATCCGAATCCAACCCTCCTTTTGAGGTTCAAGTCCGAAAAGGTCTGGGAGGGTGACTCGACGAGCCACGGTGGCTGGCCTGTGAACGGCAAAGGAGAGATCACAGTAGATTGGGACAAATATCCTTTGATGCTGTCTATTTTTGATGACGGTACGCCGCTTACGTCTCATTACAAGTGGGTCTGGGATAATGCTTTGGTTGAGTTATCCTACACCACAAGTAATCCAATCCATGGAGATCCAGGTGGGCCATATACTGCCACTACTACTGGGAGTATCAAAGCCGTAAGTCAAGTTTCCTATTCAAACTTACTTTATGAAGGAGCACTTCAAGCTAAGGAAGATAGAACTCGATGCCCATCGCCACTGTTTCAGGTGACACATTGAAGTTCGATATCCAATTTACTTCCGATAATCAGCCGAAtgcttccttctccaacgtCGGGCCTGCAGACATGAGTGGATCAGTCGAATTCCCGACATTTAACCTCGAACTCCCTGACCTCAATTTCTTTCAAACGCAGAATGTGCTGGCCCCAGGGGAGCATTTTATTAAGGCGGAAGACACTATGTGTCCGTGCGACTTGTTTGTTCTAGGATCGATGTATAGCTGATAGGTATCTTGTGGACTGCTTAGCCTGATATGTTGGATTACTCAATGTACTCAGAACGGCTTATCCTGTGCTATCAAAGGGGTTTTTGATTGTTGGAGGTAGTGGGCATATCAATGAACGTAGCTGAAATAGCAAGAGTGTGTGCTATCTGTCCAATT includes the following:
- a CDS encoding uncharacterized protein (COG:S;~EggNog:ENOG410PPZ7;~antiSMASH:Cluster_6.1), encoding MSTVFQSRADFHQSLVNYNQTTTDGWDVIVSYSEEKLNALLKKYWSQRFDQAQISFQHKSGTSANYFVYTWNLTLDNPTLSFKSLATTHGDVAVSAISWKISGTMNTVLYSKGTETDLGDEDVGKDQETYLEVVTPVFAMDGESTDTSQAKASDSTFQFSDNTESSYNIILHFQSVQDSDWSVKTPDSSDPLNDSLTEMVNALNNNEEISSFTFTLGTVTNTKDQTSDFLQPQEFRFNATEGVLSIFIKVKGGSGKGTAETPQFQLTHEKGIAAIPEGYEASIILSQTLIRDDYLLKQIGEACKDQLQSSGGVTVDQAYPNPTLLLRFKSEKVWEGDSTSHGGWPVNGKGEITVDWDKYPLMLSIFDDGTPLTSHYKWVWDNALVELSYTTSNPIHGDPGGPYTATTTGSIKANSMPIATVSGDTLKFDIQFTSDNQPNASFSNVGPADMSGSVEFPTFNLELPDLNFFQTQNVLAPGEHFIKAEDTMCPCDLFVLGSMYS